TCATGGACGAGCCGCTGGCCTCGCTCGATCCCGAGTCGCGGCAGGTGCTCATGCGTGAGCTCAAGCTGCTCTCGGAAAAGATCCCGGTCGTCGTGGTCACCCACGACATCACACCCTTTGCCGGCACCATCAAACAGATCGCCTGCGTCAATCGCAAGCTTCACTACCACGAGGGCGGACAGCTCACGCCCCAGCAGCTCGAGGAAGCCTACGGCTGCCCGGTGGAACTGGTCGCCCACGGCGTCCCCCACCGCGTGCTGCCGCCGCACAATCACTGAGCCATGAGCGAACTTCTCTCCCACGAATTCGTGCAGAATGCGATCCTTGCCGGCGTGCTGGCCAGCGTGCTGTGCGGGGTGATCGGTACCTTCGTGGTGGTCAAGCGCCTGGTCTTCGTCTCCGGCGGACTCTCCCACGCGGCCTTCGGCGGGCTGGGGATTTGCTATTTCCTGGGCGTCGAGCCGCTCATCGGCGCCGCCGGCGTCTCGCTCATCGTGGCCTTGCTCCTTGGCGCGGCCGATCCCTCGCGCGTGCGCTCCCACGACGCGGCCATCGGCGTCTTCTGGGCTGTCGGCATGGCGCTGGGCGTCGTATTCATCCACCAGACGCCGGGCTATGCGCCCAACCTGATGACCTATCTCTTCGGTAACATCCTCACTGTAAGCCGCGGCGACGTGAGCATGACCGCGCTCTTCGTGCTCACCGTGCTCGGCGTGCTCGCCCTGTTCTTCAAGGAACTCGTGGCCGTGGCATTTGACGAGAGCTTCGCGCGCACGCAGGGGGTTCCAACCCGCGTGCTGCTCACCCTGCTCATGGTGCTGATTGCTCTGTCGGTGGTGTTTCTCATCCGGCTGGTGGGAATCATCCTGGTGATCGCGCTGCTCACCATTCCGCCGCTCATCGGTATGACGCTGGTGCGCAGCATCGGCGCCGTCATGGTGCTGGCAACCGGCGTGGGCATCGCCATGTGCCTGGGAGGCCTTGGCGTGTCCTATCGCTACGACCTGCCCTCGGGCCCGGCCATCGTGC
This is a stretch of genomic DNA from Chrysiogenia bacterium. It encodes these proteins:
- a CDS encoding metal ABC transporter permease encodes the protein MSELLSHEFVQNAILAGVLASVLCGVIGTFVVVKRLVFVSGGLSHAAFGGLGICYFLGVEPLIGAAGVSLIVALLLGAADPSRVRSHDAAIGVFWAVGMALGVVFIHQTPGYAPNLMTYLFGNILTVSRGDVSMTALFVLTVLGVLALFFKELVAVAFDESFARTQGVPTRVLLTLLMVLIALSVVFLIRLVGIILVIALLTIPPLIGMTLVRSIGAVMVLATGVGIAMCLGGLGVSYRYDLPSGPAIVLLGACVLVVLRGGKELLETRKRERV